The Pseudomonadota bacterium nucleotide sequence CTCTTCTAACAACCTTCAAGTTCTATGACCTTATAAGCATGGTCTTTTGCTTTTTTCTTGCTGCTTCTATTGTCTCGTATCAAATTAGCAATATAACCTTTGGTCAGTTCCTCTCCATGCGTATCAAAATCCAGAACTTTGCAATCTTTCTTAGTTTTATTCTTACGTGGCATATCATACTATCCTCATTCGGCTTCTACCATTCAAAACGCCTTGCATACTTGCGGACTGAAGCCCTGGATATTGTAAAGGCAACATCACTACTTACTTTAGTAATCTCCATAGGGGCTATTCTTTTCAGGATCAAGATGGTCACCCCTATCTTCGTTATAGTATTCTGGTTTTCCTGCAACATGATCACCCTTATGGGAAGGCTTTTTTTCAGATACATTCTGAAATGGTTGCGTGTCCACGGCCATAACCTCCGTTTTATGCTCATCATAGGAACAGGGGAACAGGCAGTAAAATTTGCTCAAAACATCGAAACAAAACCTGAGCTTGGTTATCACATTATAGGATTTGTAAATGCAAAGGAAACAAAAACAGAAGAGTTTCAAAAGACAGGTGTCAGCACAGTGGCAAATTTTAATGATTTTCCCTCTTTCTTAAGAAATAATGTGGTCGATGAAGTGGTAATCTGTCTCCCTGCGGAATCATTCTATCAAAAAGTTTCAAGGATTATCAATCTCTGTGAAGAACACGGGATTGTTGTAAGGATGGTTTCTGATATCTTTAATCTGAAGCTTGCAAAATCAAGGATAGAAGAATTTGAAGGTGATATTATTATTACGGTTTATACAGGTAGCATGGAGGGGTGGTCAGTCCTCATTAAACGATT carries:
- a CDS encoding sugar transferase, translated to LLTTFKFYDLISMVFCFFLAASIVSYQISNITFGQFLSMRIKIQNFAIFLSFILTWHIILSSFGFYHSKRLAYLRTEALDIVKATSLLTLVISIGAILFRIKMVTPIFVIVFWFSCNMITLMGRLFFRYILKWLRVHGHNLRFMLIIGTGEQAVKFAQNIETKPELGYHIIGFVNAKETKTEEFQKTGVSTVANFNDFPSFLRNNVVDEVVICLPAESFYQKVSRIINLCEEHGIVVRMVSDIFNLKLAKSRIEEFEGDIIITVYTGSMEGWSVLIKRFVDFFLSLILLILFSPLFIFVSLLIKLTSPGPIFFIQERVGLGKRKFSMYKFRTMVADAEERLSELEHLNEVMGPAFKIKDDPRITPVGKYLRKIRVDELPQLLNVLKGDMSLVGPRPLPIRDYEGFNEDWQRRRFSVRPGITCLWQIGEQRSIPFKKWMELDMQYIDQWSLWLDFKILLKTIPAMFKGL